The DNA sequence ttatacatgagatactaacttgtacacgagatactaacttatacatgagatactaacttatacacgagatactaacttgtacacgagatactaacttatacacgagatactaacttatacacgagatactaacttgtacacaagatactaacttatacacgagatactaacttgtaccTGCTGAAAGTAAACAGGTTTAGTTGTTCagtgtattatttattagttcATAGAATGcagtaaaaactaaatgatTCCTTTTGAAATATGAAGAAACTGATGAAATATCGTCTGATCAAGAAAAACCTTTATTGGGACTTTGATCATAAGGACCAGCGAGCATGCATCCACCCTTCAGTCTGACAGAGAAAACGTTTTTATAGCAgcagtttttactttttaccaTTTCCAGTCACAAAACGTACAGATTCAAGATAAATGAAGCTTCATGTTTTTACATTCAGATGGAAATGTATCAGTTCTCAGGGTATTAAAACCTCTTTATCTCAGAGAGGAACAGTCGGACATGCAACAACACACggacacattaacacacagacCCGGTCAATATTCATATAAACTCCTGAAgccttgtttttattctgttgcgtgtctgtgtttgacttttaaaaaggagaaaataatcCGTTTAGTTTACTACGACAGAATTATAAATACTCTGTAATATCACaacttttgttttcaaaatattacacttttattttgaacttCCTATTTTTTTCCTAACAGTGGCCTCAAACTCAATGATtcttgaaaaaatattttcctcACATTTCACCCTATTTTCTTTACTaattatgaaattaaaaaaaagacaaagatttgtatgtttgtaaatattTCTATTATCAGAAGTTTTAAGTAAACTTGACTGAGTCTTTCATGTCGCTGTGGTTTGTCTTTAAATTCAcatctttataaatatttaatctcTTGTGGTTCATAAATACACACGTTCAGATTCACACAAAACCCTCTGAAccaatcagcacacacacaaacatgctgaGAATCACTATAGCAACCGCGCCATGACAACAGGAGCCGGTAACGTCCAATCAGAGTCTTTTAAATCCTCTTCGTGCCTTTAATGCcgttaccatggaaacagctTCTTGCTCAGGCTCAACACTGAGCGGCATCTCGCCGCGCTCAGGAACACGGGGGGGGTGATCAGGTAACCTCAGgatcactgggggggggggggggtcaggtaACCTCAGGATCACTGGGGGGGGCAGGTAACCTCAGGATCACTGGGTGGGTCTGGAGGGTTCACAGAGGTTTtcagaaatacaacaaacaggaagtgaagctcTGAGGGCGTCTGCATCTTTAACTGCTGCTGAACTAACAATGTCTGCTGCTCCTGTGATGTTTAAATTATCAGAGCTGCAGGCACGTATTTTTGTAGTCCGACCCTGAAGGTAGCATTGCTTTGGGATTTTTTCATTGGCTTTtagattattgcagaaaataagtttTGTGGTAAACAAACGTTTATGATGCTTACACATTTAGTTCAGCAGGATAAGCTTCACattctaacattttattattttatttacatattattttaaagCGAAATGCGATCTCCAGAAGtaagaagctaacgttaggctataAAGGAACTACAGCACGGTCACATGACCACCACCGCTCAGATAAAGGCGGCTAACGGTCGGCGTGAGGACGTTTAGTTTCATTTAGACACTTGTTCTCAACCAACGTTCTTAGGATGCGTAGAAACTTCAGGAATTCACCAGCAACGTATTTTATATCATAGAACAAAACGTTAAATGCTATTTAGCTTGttttaaccacagaccttatttcagacATTTAACCAAAAACCAACTGACTTCCAGACAAGGGAACAGGAAGTACTacaataatactattaataataagactcataacgctgacccatgtcagggtttaagactcataacactgactcatgtcaggcaGCTGCAGAACTGTCTGTGCGTGTTGCTGTAATATTTTTATTGAGTGTTGTTACGGGCAGAGATCTGTAGCTCGGCCTCCATCACTTCTCTGTGAATTCTCTTTAGTTTCATACGGCAGTTTGTTTAATGACCGGAGACTATTTACACGTTTTTTTATGTACAAGTATAAAAGAAACGCCCTCTGCGTACATTCTTTAAACAACTAGTCGGATAAACACTGGCAGCCATTCATTCTGATGGAGGGTAACAGAGTAGCGCCCCCTGTTAGATGAACTGAACCTGTAATGTGGAGAGAAATCCTCAGAGTTGAGCCGGCGAGCGTGGAAACTTTCTTCACATGAAGCCTCAGAGATGCAGAGCAGCGTGGCTGCTGTTAGCGTCCAGTGTCAGAGtaaggcttttgttttgaaagggtAAGAGACTAATCCTTGAACCTGCGTCCCTGAAGACTCTTATAATAGTTCTCCTGCTCCGTCTGGTTTCGGATCTCTCGATCGAGCAGAACCAGCGCCGTCTTGCGTCTCATGGCCATCTCCCTGCGCTGAGCTTCCGCCACCATCTCCGCCTGCAGGTCAGCACCCGGCGAGGCGGAGCGGTGCGGTCGAAAGCTGCTGCCCCGGGCGGCGGAGTCTCCCCGGGTCAGGCTGTTGAGGTCATAGGTGTCTCGCGGGTCGGCCCCGTTGGTCGCTCCCCCCCACTCCCACGGGTTACCATTACCTGCGAGGGGAGGGGCTTGAAGAGAGGGTGGGGCTTGGACGACAGGATGGTGAGGTGCATGGGCGTCCACCGTGATGATACCTGACCCCTCCCGCTGCTGCTCGGAGGGGGGGCGGTAGTGTGGTGAGTCGGTGTTGGAGGAGGTGCcggagcaggtggaggtggtcTCCGAGGATTTCTCccccgaggaggaggaggggagaagccCCTGCTGCTTCGACATGGCGATGACCTGCATGAGGCGTGGCTGGTTGGTGGTGCCACGGCCCGACGCCTCTCCGCTCGTCTTCTCTCGGATGGCAAGCCACTTGGCCCGGGTCAGCGCGCTTTTTGGGGACACCTGTGGCGGTCCTGCTTCAGGGATCTGCGGCGGTCGGGGAGTCGCCACGGCTTTGGCACCACCTGTGGGCGGAGTGGGGCTATGACTCGAGGATGCCCTCCCAGAATGCACTGAGGACTGGTAAACAGGGCCCTGAGCAGGCCCCTCGTCGGTCCCCACAGAGCCTGCCTCGGAGCCGTCCTCGCTGGCGTCGTGCTCCGCCTCGCCCCGCACGCTCAGGCCTCTCATCTCCATTGACTTCTGCTTCCACTCTGACACCAGCTGCTGCGAGCGCATCGGGTCAATGGGGACCTGCACTGCCTTTAGGCGCCGTTGCACTGGC is a window from the Cottoperca gobio unplaced genomic scaffold, fCotGob3.1 fCotGob3_508arrow_ctg1, whole genome shotgun sequence genome containing:
- the LOC115006136 gene encoding phospholipid phosphatase-related protein type 3-like; protein product: ESHDEIAAAPAPMDRLEGLGPLQREQASMGSLKRASVDVELLAPRSPMGKETMLTFSNTLPRASMNVDGVLGAGLEDLVQPVQPVQRRLKAVQVPIDPMRSQQLVSEWKQKSMEMRGLSVRGEAEHDASEDGSEAGSVGTDEGPAQGPVYQSSVHSGRASSSHSPTPPTGGAKAVATPRPPQIPEAGPPQVSPKSALTRAKWLAIREKTSGEASGRGTTNQPRLMQVIAMSKQQGLLPSSSSGEKSSETTSTCSGTSSNTDSPHYRPPSEQQREGSGIITVDAHAPHHPVVQAPPSLQAPPLAGNGNPWEWGGATNGADPRDTYDLNSLTRGDSAARGSSFRPHRSASPGADLQAEMVAEAQRREMAMRRKTALVLLDREIRNQTEQENYYKSLQGRRFKD